In [Phormidium] sp. ETS-05, the genomic window AGCCCGTTCAGCTTCCGATCGAGCAGCCAGAGCAACACCACCGTAGAAGTGATATTTACCCCCACCGTCGCCAGTACCAAACCCGGAGCCCCAAAGGGTTTAATCAGCAAATAATCTAGTACCGCATTCAGGACAATATTGGCCACACTGACTCGAAACGGGGTTTCTCCATCTCCCAAGGCATAAAATACCCTGACCACCACATCTCTGGCGAGATAGAAAAACATCCCCACGCCATAAGCCATCAACATCGGCGCTACAAATTGGGATGCTTGGAGGTTGAATGCCCCCCGTTCGTAAACTACCCGGACAATGGGGACAGCCAGAGCAATCATCAGGGTCCCCATTGGTAACATGGTCAAGCCGGTAAGTACCATTCCCTGGCGGATGCGGTCTTTCAGTTGCGGCCAATCTTGGGGGTCTGTGAGCCGGGAAAAAACAGGCATCAGAGGCACCAAGAGCATATTAGAAACGATGCCCAAGGGTGTTTGCACCAGTAACCCGGCATAACCCAAGGCGGCGGCGGCTTGGGGGATATAGGAGGCGAAGAATAAATCGGTGTAAACGTTGATGTGGAGCATCCCGGAGGAGAGGGTAGCCGGGACCATCACCTGCATGACTTCTTTAACTGCCGGGTGTTGGAACTCGAAGCGGAGGCGCAATGTGCCTAAACCACTTTGCCATTGAGCCACTAACTGGACTAACCACTGGAGTCCCGCTCCCACTAGGGTGCCCCAAGCTAAAACGATACCGCCGATCGCGGCGTATTTGGTAGCGGTGATTTCTCCACCGAGCTCGAGGAGTAAAATACCAATGCCGCCAAGGATGGCGGCACTAGAAAATAGGGGACTGATGGCGGGGAGCCAGTATTGGTCGGCGGCGTTGAGGGTGCCGAAGCCGATGCCAATTAGTCCGGCGAGGACTGCCATCGGTGCCATGATTTTAAACTGCTCGATCGCGATGTCTTTGGTTAATTGCAGGGTGGCGAGCTGCTCGGGGGTGATACCGGTGGTGGCGTTCGTGGCGTTGAGTCCGGGAGCTACCAAGCTAACCATCGGTTCGGCGAAGAGGATACAGGCGATGGTGACGAGGAGCAGTACACCACCCACAACGGTAGTGACAGTTTCGACGATCGGGGCGGCTTCTTCTTTGTCTCGTTTGGAGAGAACGCTGACGATCGCGCTGTGAAATGGGCCATTAATGCCCCCGAGTAAAATCAATAAAAAGCCGGGAATAATGTAGGCGTAGTTGTAGGCGTCAAAGGCTGGTCCCACACCAAAGGCAGCGGCGATCGCCTGTTGGCGTACCAAGCCGAACACTTTGCTGAGTAGGGTTCCCGCTGCCACAATCCCCGCAATTCCCGCCAGAGAGCGAGTGGTTTTCTTGGCGTCAGTCACAAATATTTACAAATCTCGATAGTGATTTATCACAAGTACCATGAATGGGGACTGGTAGTTAAGGGGCAATCGGTAGGGCCAATTACCCATTAACTCTGATGCCGAGCGGGACTGTGATTCTCGATTCTGAGTTAGGCTCCGATCGCGAGTCCGTCCCTAAGAGTTGAGTTGATGTTAATCTTCATCCCACCGTTCCCGTCCGAGCAAATCCCCAATCCGATCGCGTAGCAAATAACCAGACATTTCCAGCTCTTGCTCCACCCCGATCCAATCCCGGGGCGGGATGTACTGACATAAGGTGTAGATGGGTTGCTGGCGACCGATCGCCCCTTTCAGAACCAGGCGACGCACTTCGTCAGCGATCGCCTTTATATCGTAGTGAATCTTGCTGGTAGAGCTAACCATACTTGTATTCCTTGCAATTGCAAAATCAAACATAATTTTCTGCCGGTGTTTAGGAGCAATAAGGAGCCTTTATTTTACCCTTCATCTTTTCCGGGAAAAGTAATTTCGGCTTAGCCAGTAGGGGTGTTTCGGGGATAGCCGAAACATTGGCTAGGGCTCCCCTGACTTGGCATCTAGATCGATCGGCCAATTGCGCCAATCTGCTGCCCTTGATTTTCCATCTCAAGACCAGTTTGGCGGCGTTACTATCTATTTTACATCTTGAGGGAAACTTTTTACTGGCGGTTTATCCCCTAATCTTTACAAATCAAAGACACATCAGCCTCATGTAGTATCGTCTTCCCCCAAAGTGAGGTATTTTTACTTTTTGTAACAAATTTTGTCTATTTTGTTCCAGATTTGCCAGATCGGTTAAAATTTTAGCTGAATCCCGTCATTTAGATATCCCTCATTTTTCCCTTGTGGTTTGTCCTTTGGTACGGACGGGTTTCAAACCCGCCCCTAGCAAAGAACAAATGACTAATGACTAATGACTAATGACAATATGATATGGAGCCAAACCCCTGCCCTTGCCCCCAGAGGCTTTAATACCTTGCCTGAGACGGGGTAATTTCCAAAGAACGGCTCACGGTGAGACGAGGGAGGCGGTGCTTAAAGCTGCAAAGAATCTCCCAAGAAATAGTACCGCAAATCGCCGCCCAATCGTCCGCACCGATTTGATGGTCTCCCTGGCTTCCAAGAAGTGTTACTACTTCGCCCGGTTGCACGTTGGGGACGGCAGTTACATCTACCATCATCTGATCCATTGTAATGGTTCCCACTTGGGGAAGTAACTGCCCTCGAATTAACACTTTCATATGATTAGAAAGACATCGAGGCACGCCGTCAGCGTAACCAATACCCACTACGGCTAAGCGCATCGGCTGTTGGGCGATATAGTGGTGGCCATAGCTAATACCAGTGCCCGCAGAGATGTTTTTCACTTGGGTGATGCGGGCTTTGACTTGCATCACGGGTTTGAGGTCAACCACTGGGCGTAAGTGAGGGGCAGGATAGAGCCCGTAGATGCCTAAACCCACTCGCACCATATCATAGTGTAAAGATGGATCGGTTAAAGTAGCGGCTGAGTTGGCGAAGTGGAGACGGGGTAAACTGCCGTGACGCTGACATTGTGCGATCGCCTGTTCAAAGCGAGTCTGCTGTTGGCGCATCACCGTCTGGTCTGGACTGTCGGCAGTCGCTAGGTGGGAGTAAATGCTGGCGATTGTCAGATGGGGCAAGCTCCGAATCAGCTCTAGGAAAGCATCGGCTTCTGAGTAACTCACTCCCAGACGGGACATCCCGGTGTCCAGTTTTACATGCACTGGCACTTTGGGAATGCCCTGGTTGCTCCCATCACCATCGCGATCGTCTTCCGCCAAAGTCTCAGAAAACACCAGTGCTTGCTGCGGCGTGCAAAGAGTAGGCATCAGCTCCCATTTGGCCATCGCCCGAATTTGCTCGGGACTATAAGTGGCCCCCAAAACCAGTATCGGCGCTTTGATGCCAGATTCTCGCAGTTCTATCCCTTCTGGAATAGTTGCTACTCCGAGCCACGAGGCGCCTGCACTCAAAACTGTTTGGCTGACGGTGACAGCACCATGTCCATAAGCATCGGCTTTCACTACTGCCATCAAATCACACTTGGGGGAGAGCAGGCGTTTGATTTGTCCCACATTATGGGCGATCGCCCCCACATCAATTTCCACCCAAGCTCTTTGACGCAGCCAATCTGCGGAACTTTCCCACTGCTGTGATGTTATATTAGAACTTTCATCCCAGCTCAGCATTTTAACTTACTCCCGGTTTTCTCACACCAGATAAAAACTATATCTATGTTTCAGGATAGCCTCAGCCCGATCGAGACAATTTTCGCCCCAGATTCCCCCTGGTGGCATCAGTGCTACCGCCGCGCTGGCGTCACGTCAGCATTCTGCTATCGCTCCCACCACTAAACCTCGTTTCTTCCTCTGTTCCCAAACCTCTGCGAGTCTCTCCCCGCCCCATACCTTGATGGTTTTTGCCAAATCCCTCTTCCCGGTGCAGCCGCTCCTTTGTGGGATTTCACTAATTTTCTTGTGCGGGCCGCTCACAGGTTATCTTCAACAATCAAGCTCCAAAAGGTATTTTTCCTATGACACCTAAGTTTTGAGCTAATAATTTCTGTCACTTTATTATCAACTCATTCCTTACACAGCTTGCGATTGAAAGCAAAAAATAGTGAAAATATAAAAAATTTACCAAATTTTCACGAAATCTTTAACCTCACATTCAGGAGTTTATGTCATCATTATATTTAATGGACTATTCACATAGTAAATCCACTATGAAAATCTCTATATTTAAGCCAGTATAAAGAAAATGCTCGCTTAGAGGGGTATCGCCCCACAGGTTGCTACAGCCATATTTGGTATGGTAACATATAAAATATAAAATCCTCAATCAGCATGAATCCCCTTTTCCAGAAATTCTTGGTGCAGCGGCGGATGGAGTACCTCACAGTAGATGAGGAGTTAAAAATCTTAGAAACATCCTCTGGAGTGCAGCGGTTTGCTGATGTTCCTGATGAAGTAGGAGCGGGAAAAGATGTCCGGGAAGCCTTTCCCGAACTATTTGGTATGGAAGAATATCTGGAAGCTGTCATCGCGGGAAGAGAACTCAGTGTTGATTTAAAAGGAGTAGCTCGGTTTGCAGAACCGATTACACCTCTATACTTTGATATTCAGATTATGGCCAATGAAGAAACCAGTGATAAACGCTTGATTGTATTTTTTGAAGATGTTACGGAACATATGGTAATGAAGCAGAATTTGGTTCAGCGCTCGAATCAAGCCAATCTGTTACTAACTACCGTCGAGTCTTCAATGGCTTATATTGATAAAATTATTTCTTCAATGGCTGACGCAATGGTAGTGACCACAGCTTCAGGAAATATTAAAACCGTCAATCCAGCCGCATTACAATTATTTGAGTATGACGAAGGAGAGATAATTGGCCAACCCATCAACATGATTTTCGGGGCGGCAGAATTATGGCGTAAGTTCAAATCAGACGACCGGGTAAAGAATGTAGAAGTAAAGTGTAAATCGAAGACGGGAAATGAAATTGATGTGGCGTTTTCCTGCGCGGTAATCTATAGTGACATAGAAGAATCAGAAAATTTTATCTATATAGGCAGAGACATCAGCGAGCGCAAACGGATGGAGGCAGAAATCCAGAAAGCAAATGAAAATTTGATGATATCTGTGAATAAGTTGGAATCCCGTAATCGAGAAATTACGAAGCTGAGCGAACTCAGCCACCTGCTCCAGGGTTGCCGCACTTTGAAGGAGGCTTATGCGGTGATTGGGGAGAGGGTAGAACCGTTGTTTCCGAATTTAGTCGGGGGTGTTTTCGCGGTGTCTGAATCAAAACAGATGGTAGAGACGATCGCCACTTGGGGTAATCCCGGCATTAACCATAATCCCTTATCCACCAATTCAGAACATTTGCCCTCAGCCAACACTAGAGAGGTAGTTGATGGGCTGTCTCAAGTGCTTTGCCGGTATATGCACCCAGAGTCACCGCCAGCAGAATACTACTGGGTGCCGATGATGACAGCAGAAGAGACGATCGGCTTGCTGTATCTCAGCGCCCCAGAAGCCGGACTGC contains:
- the murJ gene encoding murein biosynthesis integral membrane protein MurJ, whose product is MTDAKKTTRSLAGIAGIVAAGTLLSKVFGLVRQQAIAAAFGVGPAFDAYNYAYIIPGFLLILLGGINGPFHSAIVSVLSKRDKEEAAPIVETVTTVVGGVLLLVTIACILFAEPMVSLVAPGLNATNATTGITPEQLATLQLTKDIAIEQFKIMAPMAVLAGLIGIGFGTLNAADQYWLPAISPLFSSAAILGGIGILLLELGGEITATKYAAIGGIVLAWGTLVGAGLQWLVQLVAQWQSGLGTLRLRFEFQHPAVKEVMQVMVPATLSSGMLHINVYTDLFFASYIPQAAAALGYAGLLVQTPLGIVSNMLLVPLMPVFSRLTDPQDWPQLKDRIRQGMVLTGLTMLPMGTLMIALAVPIVRVVYERGAFNLQASQFVAPMLMAYGVGMFFYLARDVVVRVFYALGDGETPFRVSVANIVLNAVLDYLLIKPFGAPGLVLATVGVNITSTVVLLWLLDRKLNGLPLVQWTGSIATLTIASIFAGGASWGTLLGLEAVLGTDGLLVQLLELSVASLAGLAIFAVATIQLKLPEMDILVERVRQKLRK
- a CDS encoding DUF4327 family protein; this encodes MVSSTSKIHYDIKAIADEVRRLVLKGAIGRQQPIYTLCQYIPPRDWIGVEQELEMSGYLLRDRIGDLLGRERWDED
- the alr gene encoding alanine racemase: MLSWDESSNITSQQWESSADWLRQRAWVEIDVGAIAHNVGQIKRLLSPKCDLMAVVKADAYGHGAVTVSQTVLSAGASWLGVATIPEGIELRESGIKAPILVLGATYSPEQIRAMAKWELMPTLCTPQQALVFSETLAEDDRDGDGSNQGIPKVPVHVKLDTGMSRLGVSYSEADAFLELIRSLPHLTIASIYSHLATADSPDQTVMRQQQTRFEQAIAQCQRHGSLPRLHFANSAATLTDPSLHYDMVRVGLGIYGLYPAPHLRPVVDLKPVMQVKARITQVKNISAGTGISYGHHYIAQQPMRLAVVGIGYADGVPRCLSNHMKVLIRGQLLPQVGTITMDQMMVDVTAVPNVQPGEVVTLLGSQGDHQIGADDWAAICGTISWEILCSFKHRLPRLTVSRSLEITPSQARY
- a CDS encoding diguanylate cyclase; amino-acid sequence: MNPLFQKFLVQRRMEYLTVDEELKILETSSGVQRFADVPDEVGAGKDVREAFPELFGMEEYLEAVIAGRELSVDLKGVARFAEPITPLYFDIQIMANEETSDKRLIVFFEDVTEHMVMKQNLVQRSNQANLLLTTVESSMAYIDKIISSMADAMVVTTASGNIKTVNPAALQLFEYDEGEIIGQPINMIFGAAELWRKFKSDDRVKNVEVKCKSKTGNEIDVAFSCAVIYSDIEESENFIYIGRDISERKRMEAEIQKANENLMISVNKLESRNREITKLSELSHLLQGCRTLKEAYAVIGERVEPLFPNLVGGVFAVSESKQMVETIATWGNPGINHNPLSTNSEHLPSANTREVVDGLSQVLCRYMHPESPPAEYYWVPMMTAEETIGLLYLSAPEAGLLTEAKQQLAMTVAEHIGLALGNLKLRETLKNQSIKDPLTGLYNRRYMEEAVNREIQQAALEGRALGIIILDIDYFKRFNDTFGHPAGDAVLKTVGDFLHQNIQRKDLACRYGGEEFIIMMRETNLDVAKKRAELLRLGVKSLPVEHGGQNLGGITISLGVACFPQHGSTLAELIAAADAALYRAKALGRDRSQVAGEIEANPIRPVKEAIASEPGEKSYRDSDTTSPMEYSTSDSCKGRI